CAGCTTATAAGGATTGGCCCGGTCTTGGGTAGCATACTCGGCCAAAAATACCGTGCCGCCACCACCCGGTCTGTTTTCTACGCTCATCGATTGATTGACCAGCTTGGATTCTCTTAGCGCCTTGACCAATGCCCGGGCAGTCAAATCCCAACCTCCGCCCGCACCGGAAGGCGCGACAACGGTAATCGGTTTTGCGGGATAGCTTCCCGCAGCCCAAGGTTTCCCGCTGCAAGCGGTTACAACCATCAGCGCCAATGCGCACACCCAAGCGATTGCCGCTTTTCTCACCAAAATTCCTCCCATCCTCTTGTTTTGTATGATATATGATATCAGAATGGATAGAAAAAATGAATATTTTAGATAAAAGATTGTCGACCAATGTTGCAAGCTTCACTTCATTCATATTTTCCCGTTCAACACGGGTAAACGGGAGACAGATGACAAAGTGATCAAACCATTCAAGGGATGGACCTTTTATTCCCTCTCGTTCGATTTCAACCACAAAAAAGCCAAAAGCCACTCTCTTTCAGAGTGGCACCAAATGATATCATTTCCGGAGAGTCCGATCGATATTTTCTTGCATCAGTCTCGCGATTTCCCGTGAATCGTACCGCTCTTCTTTTTTCATGTGCTGTACCGTTCGTTGCTGCCGATCGAGCGGATGATGCTGGTTCAGTTTCCATTTCCCCTGGATTTCCGTGATCCGAATGCGAAACCCTTTGATCCCCTTCATTCCCCGCCGGTTTGCGGAGGTCTCGAGATCGGTTGTCCAGGGGTTTTCCATGTGTGATTCATAAAAGTCGATTGTATCATACAAAATCTTTTTCAGTTGTTTGTGGTCTTCAATCAACGAAAACGTTCCGTATACATGTACCGCAACGTAATTCCATGTGGGAACAGTGTCTTTCTCTTCATACCATGTCGGAGAAACGTACGCATGCGGTCCGGGGAAGACCACCAACACCTCCCCCTCGATCTCCCGCCAATGGTGGTTACCCATAGCCATGTGACCGTACAACGCTCCGAACTCTCCCTCATCTTCCTTCAGCAGGAATGGCAAATGCGAAGCGGTGGCACGACCGTCAGTCTGTGAAAACAAAATCCCGAAACTGTTCTCCTTTATAAACCGGATCAATTTTTCCCTGTCCGTCACAGCAAAATGCTTTGGTATATACATCCCGTTCCTCCCGATGTTTCATCACGTGACTTGCTCCGCACGGCAAAATCACCAGAAGCACTCCCTTGGGCCGCCGTGGGCTACTCGCTTCATCTGGCGCGGCTACCCACATCCATCCACGATGGCTTCGTCCAAGCCTGGGTGATTTTCGGTTTTACGAATCTTTGCTCGCATCGCAGTTTGAAGTGTTTTCGCACTTTCGACTTAATGGTACCAAATTCGGCGAACTTGCGAGAGCGGAAGCCCTCCCGCGTTCGACGCTCGCTTTCATCCCAACTCTAAGCGCTGGGCACTCTCGCTCGCTCTTTATAAGGCGGATATGGTCCTTTCAAAAAATCTTGCCAGAGGATACTCGCGAAATCAACATCAAATACGCTGATCAGAAACCATATGAAACAAATGAACTGATCGGGAAGGTCACTTTATCGGAGATTCTTCGTGCGCCTCAACTTCGCAGTTGTTGGATCGGTTATTGTTTCGATCAGGCGCACAGCGGAAACGGCTATATGACAGAGGCCGTAACGCCTTGCCGTCAAGTTGCATGTACCGCATAGGAAGCGGTTGTCATGCCGCACAATATCGCTTCTATCCGCGTCCTGGAAAGGCTGGTTGTGAAAAAGAGGGCATTGCGAAAAAATGTGAAGAAGAAGAGTGGAGAGATCTTCCCATTTTGGCGATGATTTAATGAAAGGACGAATCCCGTTCGGACGAGTGCATCTCGACATGCCCAATCTTCGCTTTCTTAAGCTCCGCATCCAGTTTGCCGGTCAACATGAGGAA
The Polycladomyces zharkentensis DNA segment above includes these coding regions:
- a CDS encoding FMN-binding negative transcriptional regulator, encoding MYIPKHFAVTDREKLIRFIKENSFGILFSQTDGRATASHLPFLLKEDEGEFGALYGHMAMGNHHWREIEGEVLVVFPGPHAYVSPTWYEEKDTVPTWNYVAVHVYGTFSLIEDHKQLKKILYDTIDFYESHMENPWTTDLETSANRRGMKGIKGFRIRITEIQGKWKLNQHHPLDRQQRTVQHMKKEERYDSREIARLMQENIDRTLRK